In a genomic window of Pseudomonas mohnii:
- a CDS encoding GlxA family transcriptional regulator yields the protein MTSFNSGAQPQNRAPQSIGFLLLDNFTLISLASAVEPLRMANQLSGRELYRWTTLTVDGGQVWASDGLQITPDASMHKAPPLDTVIVCGGIGIQRTVTREHVSWLQSQARQSRRLGAVCTGSWALACAGLLDGFDCSVHWECLAAMQEAFPRVAMSTRLFTLDRNRFTSSGGTAPLDMMLHLISRDHGRELSAAISEMFVYERIRNEQDHQRVPLKHMLGTNQPKLQEIVALMEANLEEPIDLDELAVYVAVSRRQLERLFQKYLHCSPSRYYLKLRLIRARQLLKQTPMSIIEVASVCGFVSTPHFSKCYREYFGIPPRDERVGSNTTQQVAMMPLPQALVLSPLSGPLSALSQARNESTFASVRL from the coding sequence ATGACGTCGTTCAACTCAGGGGCCCAACCCCAGAACCGTGCGCCTCAATCCATCGGCTTTTTGCTGCTGGACAATTTCACGCTGATTTCCCTGGCTTCCGCTGTGGAGCCTCTGCGAATGGCCAACCAATTGTCCGGTCGCGAGCTGTATCGCTGGACCACCCTCACAGTCGATGGCGGTCAGGTCTGGGCCAGTGACGGTCTGCAGATCACCCCCGACGCCTCCATGCACAAAGCACCACCCCTGGACACCGTGATTGTCTGCGGCGGTATCGGTATTCAACGCACTGTTACCCGCGAACACGTGTCATGGCTGCAGAGCCAGGCGCGTCAGTCCCGTCGCCTTGGCGCGGTCTGCACCGGCAGCTGGGCGCTGGCGTGCGCCGGCCTGCTGGACGGTTTCGACTGCAGCGTGCACTGGGAATGCCTGGCCGCGATGCAGGAAGCCTTCCCGCGTGTAGCCATGAGTACGCGTCTGTTCACCCTCGACCGTAACCGCTTCACCAGTTCCGGTGGCACCGCGCCCCTGGACATGATGCTGCACCTGATCAGCCGCGATCACGGTCGTGAACTGTCGGCCGCGATTTCCGAGATGTTCGTCTACGAGCGTATCCGCAACGAACAGGATCACCAGCGCGTGCCGCTCAAGCACATGCTCGGCACCAACCAGCCGAAATTGCAGGAAATCGTCGCGCTGATGGAGGCCAACCTCGAAGAGCCGATCGACCTCGACGAACTGGCGGTGTATGTCGCCGTGTCCCGTCGTCAGCTGGAGCGGCTGTTCCAGAAGTACCTGCACTGCTCGCCGTCGCGTTACTACCTGAAACTGCGCCTGATCCGCGCACGGCAATTGCTCAAGCAAACGCCGATGTCGATCATCGAAGTGGCGTCGGTCTGTGGCTTCGTGTCCACGCCGCACTTCTCCAAGTGCTACCGCGAATACTTCGGCATTCCGCCGCGTGACGAGCGCGTAGGCTCCAATACCACCCAGCAGGTGGCGATGATGCCGCTGCCGCAAGCGCTGGTGCTGTCGCCGTTGTCCGGACCGTTGTCAGCGTTGAGTCAGGCGCGCAACGAGTCGACATTTGCCAGTGTAAGGCTCTAA